Proteins co-encoded in one Quercus robur chromosome 8, dhQueRobu3.1, whole genome shotgun sequence genomic window:
- the LOC126694260 gene encoding disease resistance protein RPM1-like → MAVGFHFNTIDQREPSSDTGSAPWHDPRVVAHFIEETEVVGIGSHRNKLMNWLVKRPSNRTVITVVSIGGVGKTTLVKKVYYNEKVVAHFNCRAWIIVSKSYKMEELFRNMIKQFYEARKESAPKEINTMEEVKLIEVLQPYLLEQRYVVVFDDLWDIEFWEHIKLALPNNDKGSGIVITTQNEDVAPTHNESSLCYVHKHLPLTSDKALELFYKKVFQAKEGNCPRELVEPSCKIVGRCEGLPLTIVVIGVLLSSKDKVVSEWSKFYDSLSLELDTNLRLRSILKILSLSYHDLPYYLKACFLYLGMFPEDYSINCARLIRLSIAEGFVKEKQGLTLEELAQAYLNQLIHRSLVQVVKIDVVGKIDFVEFMIYHVRSFFQGQRS, encoded by the coding sequence ATGGCTGTAGGTTTTCACTTTAACACTATAGATCAAAGGGAACCTAGCAGTGACACTGGAAGTGCTCCATGGCATGACCCTCGAGTTGTAGCTCATTTCATTGAGGAAACTGAGGTTGTGGGCATTGGATCTCATAGGAACAAATTGATGAACTGGCTAGTAAAAAGACCATCTAATCGCACTGTGATTACAGTGGTCAGCATTGGTGGTGTTGGCAAGACTACTCTTGTCAAGAAAGTGTATTATAATGAGAAGGTGGTTGCACACTTTAACTGTCGTGCTTGGATCATTGTGTCTAAATCATACAAGATGGAAGAGCTATTTAGAAACATGATAAAACAGTTCTATGAGGCAAGGAAGGAGTCTGCACCTAAAGAAATTAACACAATGGAAGAGGTAAAGCTCATTGAGGTATTGCAGCCATATTTACTTGAACAAAGGTATGTAGTTGTTTTTGATGATTTATGGGATATAGAGTTTTGGGAGCATATAAAACTTGCCTTACCTAATAATGACAAAGGTAGTGGAAttgtaatcacaactcaaaatgAGGATGTTGCTCCCACTCACAATGAATCTTCATTGTGTTATGTGCACAAGCACTTACCTCTAACTTCAGATAAAGCTTTGGAACTATTCTACAAGAAGGTGTTCCAAGCTAAAGAGGGCAATTGTCCCCGTGAACTAGTTGAGCCGTCATGCAAAATAGTTGGAAGATGTGAAGGTTTGCCACTTACAATTGTAGTTATAGGCGTTCTTTTGTCAAGCAAAGACAAGGTTGTCTCTGAGTGGAGTAAATTTTATGATAGTCTTAGTTTGGAGTTAGACACTAATTTACGTCTAAGAAGTATCCTTAAAATTCTATCGCTTAGTTATCATGATTTACCTTACTACCTCAAAGCTTGTTTCCTATATTTAGGCATGTTTCCAGAGGATTACTCCATAAATTGTGCAAGACTAATTCGACTTTCGATAGCTGAGGGCTTTGTAAAAGAAAAGCAAGGATTAACATTGGAAGAACTTGCACAAGCCTACTTGAATCAACTCATTCATAGAAGCTTGGTTCAAGTGGTAAAGATTGATGTAGTTGGCAAAATAGATTTTGTCGAGTTCATGATATATCACGTGAGATCATTCTTTCAAGGTCAGAGGAgttga